The Streptomyces aurantiacus genome includes a region encoding these proteins:
- a CDS encoding DUF881 domain-containing protein: MCGMPQQPPVRSTPTRPSRPDASMSLLTNVMDHSLDDGYAEAAERKKADGTGGMPKTLRAKLGLAAGLVLAALVVTVGAAQARIAAPGVAKEREELIDRIDRETSAAEDLEDGIDKLRDDVGARQREALKKHGGDQGELVGILAGAVEVHGPGVKLVVDDAKEADQSGDGDARETSGFSDTGRVRDRDMQRVINGLWASGAEAITINGQRLTALSAIRAAGDAILVDNKPLVPPYTVLAVGDGRRLSTKFQNSGDGQYLHALEKNFGIRTSISVEDEIRLPAAPSVIVRTAEPSTEKGTS; this comes from the coding sequence ATGTGCGGCATGCCGCAGCAGCCCCCCGTTCGGAGCACCCCCACGCGCCCCTCGCGCCCGGACGCCTCCATGTCGCTGCTCACCAACGTCATGGACCACAGTCTCGACGACGGGTACGCCGAGGCGGCTGAGCGCAAGAAGGCCGACGGCACGGGTGGTATGCCCAAGACGCTGCGGGCGAAGCTCGGTCTAGCGGCCGGTCTGGTGCTCGCGGCCCTCGTGGTGACCGTGGGCGCGGCTCAGGCGCGGATAGCGGCTCCTGGCGTCGCCAAGGAGCGCGAGGAACTCATCGACCGCATCGACCGCGAGACGTCGGCGGCCGAAGACCTCGAAGACGGCATCGACAAGCTCCGCGACGACGTGGGCGCCCGGCAGCGCGAGGCGTTGAAGAAACACGGTGGTGACCAGGGCGAGCTGGTGGGCATCCTGGCGGGCGCGGTCGAAGTGCACGGCCCCGGCGTCAAACTCGTCGTGGACGATGCCAAGGAAGCCGACCAGAGCGGGGACGGGGACGCCCGCGAGACATCGGGCTTCTCCGACACCGGACGCGTACGCGACCGTGACATGCAGCGCGTCATCAACGGGCTGTGGGCGTCGGGCGCGGAGGCCATCACGATCAACGGTCAGCGGCTCACGGCGCTGTCGGCGATCAGGGCCGCGGGCGACGCGATACTGGTCGACAACAAGCCGCTGGTGCCGCCGTACACGGTGCTCGCGGTGGGGGACGGCCGGAGATTGAGCACCAAGTTCCAGAACAGTGGCGACGGGCAGTATCTGCACGCCCTGGAGAAGAACTTCGGGATCCGGACCAGTATCTCCGTCGAGGACGAGATCCGGCTGCCCGCAGCACCGAGTGTGATCGTACGAACAGCAGAGCCGAGCACAGAGAAAGGCACATCGTGA
- a CDS encoding MerR family transcriptional regulator, translating into MRSSGDGTAGGAPGHGLGESGPYPLYSSAADHVQRPTAVPEDGEVACEEIGYRGPTACAAAGITYRQLDYWARTGLVEPSVRAAYGSGTQRLYSFRDVVVLKIVKRFLDTGVSLQNIRTTVQHLRERGFLDLERMTLMSDGATVYECSSPDEVHALLQGGQGIFGIAVGVVWRDVESALSQLHGERVDTGETLVGTNPTDELARRRNRAV; encoded by the coding sequence GTGAGAAGCAGCGGCGACGGTACGGCTGGGGGTGCCCCCGGACACGGTCTGGGGGAGAGCGGCCCGTACCCGCTTTACAGCAGCGCGGCCGATCACGTACAGCGGCCGACCGCGGTGCCGGAGGACGGTGAGGTGGCGTGCGAGGAGATCGGTTATCGCGGCCCCACGGCCTGCGCGGCCGCGGGGATCACCTATCGGCAGCTGGACTACTGGGCCAGGACCGGGCTGGTCGAGCCGAGCGTGCGGGCCGCCTACGGGTCGGGGACGCAGCGGCTCTACAGCTTCCGGGACGTGGTCGTCCTGAAGATCGTCAAGCGGTTCCTCGACACAGGGGTCTCGCTGCAGAACATCCGCACCACGGTCCAGCACCTCAGGGAGCGCGGATTTCTCGACCTGGAGCGGATGACGCTGATGAGCGACGGCGCCACGGTCTACGAGTGTTCCTCGCCGGACGAGGTCCACGCGCTTCTCCAGGGCGGTCAGGGCATCTTCGGCATCGCCGTGGGCGTCGTGTGGCGGGACGTGGAGAGTGCGCTCTCGCAGCTGCACGGGGAGCGTGTGGACACGGGCGAGACCCTCGTCGGGACCAATCCCACGGACGAACTGGCGCGGCGCCGGAACCGCGCGGTCTGA
- a CDS encoding bifunctional nuclease family protein, translated as MNELDVVGVRVEMPSNQPIVLLREVGGDRYLPIWIGPGEATAIAFAQQGMAPARPLTHDLFKDVLDAVGQELTEVRITDLREGVFYAELVFASGVEVSARPSDAIALALRTGTPIYGSDGVLDDAGIAIPDEQEDEVEKFREFLDQISPEDFGTNSQ; from the coding sequence GTGAACGAGCTCGACGTCGTAGGTGTCCGGGTCGAAATGCCCTCCAACCAACCGATCGTGCTCCTGCGTGAAGTGGGAGGCGACCGTTACCTCCCCATCTGGATCGGGCCGGGGGAGGCGACGGCGATCGCCTTCGCACAGCAGGGCATGGCTCCCGCGCGACCGCTGACCCACGACCTGTTCAAGGACGTGCTGGACGCCGTCGGCCAGGAGCTGACCGAAGTGCGCATCACGGATCTGCGGGAGGGCGTCTTCTACGCGGAGCTGGTGTTCGCCAGCGGTGTCGAGGTCAGTGCCCGGCCGTCGGACGCCATAGCTCTCGCTCTGCGCACCGGGACGCCCATCTACGGCAGCGACGGGGTCCTGGACGACGCCGGCATCGCGATCCCGGACGAGCAGGAGGACGAGGTGGAGAAGTTCCGCGAGTTCCTCGACCAGATCTCGCCCGAGGACTTCGGTACCAACAGCCAGTGA
- a CDS encoding FHA domain-containing protein yields MGGAWWKLSGGYGRCEGVRLDRCVQSGFVLPHGRVCFGQGESPVKLFGKLFGKSAREGSDNATARHRARPSDAEEQGDRPLFRDQVGGPGGDISGGQGAPSVDPAQSGRIGFGDPSASGTGGGFGSDPYASNAPAGQPRQEDPSMSALVCTRCGNRNAEASRFCSNCGAPLRAGATPERPSETTSTISISGLEAYDAEVTGQTQMPMLSPEAQAAVDALPLGSALLVVRRGPNSGSRFLLDGELTTAGRHPQSDIFLDDVTVSRRHVEFRREPDGSFTVADVGSLNGTYVNRERIDRVPLSNGDEVQIGKYRLVFYASQRGI; encoded by the coding sequence ATGGGTGGTGCGTGGTGGAAACTGTCTGGTGGATACGGACGTTGTGAGGGTGTCCGGCTCGACCGGTGTGTGCAATCAGGGTTCGTCCTGCCCCACGGGCGGGTCTGTTTCGGTCAAGGGGAATCGCCCGTGAAGTTGTTTGGGAAGTTGTTCGGCAAGAGCGCACGAGAGGGCAGCGACAACGCCACTGCCCGGCACCGTGCACGCCCCTCGGACGCCGAGGAGCAGGGAGACCGCCCGCTGTTCAGGGACCAGGTCGGTGGGCCGGGCGGTGACATTTCCGGTGGTCAGGGCGCGCCGTCTGTTGACCCTGCCCAGTCGGGACGCATAGGTTTCGGGGACCCGTCAGCCTCGGGTACGGGTGGTGGATTCGGCTCCGACCCGTACGCGTCCAATGCCCCGGCGGGGCAGCCGCGGCAGGAGGATCCGTCCATGTCGGCCCTGGTGTGTACGAGGTGCGGTAACCGCAACGCGGAAGCGAGCCGCTTCTGCTCGAACTGTGGTGCGCCGCTGCGGGCGGGGGCGACCCCGGAGCGTCCGTCGGAGACCACCTCGACGATCTCCATCTCGGGTCTCGAGGCCTACGACGCCGAGGTGACCGGCCAGACACAGATGCCGATGCTCTCGCCCGAGGCGCAGGCCGCGGTCGACGCGCTGCCGCTCGGCTCGGCGCTCCTGGTGGTGCGGCGGGGGCCCAATTCGGGCAGCCGCTTCCTGCTGGACGGCGAGCTGACCACCGCGGGCCGTCATCCGCAGAGCGACATCTTCCTGGACGACGTGACCGTGTCGCGACGCCATGTGGAGTTCCGCCGTGAGCCCGACGGCTCGTTCACGGTGGCGGACGTCGGCAGCCTCAACGGCACGTACGTCAACCGGGAGCGGATCGACCGGGTCCCTCTGTCGAACGGTGACGAGGTGCAGATCGGCAAGTACCGGCTGGTCTTCTACGCGAGCCAGCGGGGCATCTGA
- a CDS encoding DUF881 domain-containing protein, whose translation MSSKDETPGTPESPLRKELPEEVPAETPDTTPLAEAEEPGSPEVQPEQGGPAVATGRQRLVKGLWPPRVSRAQLIVALLLFGLGFGLAVQVASNSDSDGALRGARQEDLVRILDELDDRTQRLEEEKQGLEDQRTELENSSDQAEEARKQTVEKEKQLGILAGTVAAQGPGITLTIDDAKGTVEADMLLDAVQELRAAGAEAIQVNGVRVVAGTYLTDVSGGVAVDGNKISSPYRFKVIGKPQDLEPALNIPGGVVQTLEKEQATVTVERSDKIVVDALRPAKRPDYARSSSQ comes from the coding sequence ATGAGCAGCAAGGACGAAACGCCGGGCACCCCCGAGAGCCCCCTGCGCAAGGAACTGCCCGAAGAAGTGCCGGCCGAGACCCCGGACACCACGCCTTTGGCCGAGGCGGAGGAGCCCGGGTCGCCGGAGGTCCAGCCGGAACAGGGTGGACCGGCCGTTGCCACCGGCCGTCAGCGGCTGGTGAAGGGCCTGTGGCCGCCGCGGGTGTCCCGCGCGCAACTCATCGTGGCCCTCCTGCTGTTCGGTCTGGGCTTCGGCCTCGCCGTCCAGGTCGCGTCCAACAGCGACAGCGACGGCGCCCTGCGCGGCGCACGGCAGGAGGATCTCGTACGCATCCTCGATGAACTGGATGACCGTACGCAGCGTCTGGAAGAGGAGAAGCAGGGGCTCGAGGACCAGCGGACCGAGCTGGAGAACAGCTCGGACCAGGCCGAGGAGGCCCGCAAGCAGACCGTCGAGAAGGAGAAGCAACTCGGCATTCTGGCGGGCACCGTGGCGGCGCAGGGTCCCGGCATCACGCTGACGATCGACGACGCGAAGGGGACGGTCGAGGCCGACATGCTGCTCGACGCGGTTCAGGAGCTGCGCGCGGCCGGCGCTGAGGCGATCCAGGTCAATGGCGTACGGGTCGTCGCCGGCACCTATCTGACGGACGTGAGCGGGGGAGTCGCCGTGGACGGGAACAAGATCAGCTCTCCCTATCGTTTCAAGGTCATCGGCAAGCCGCAGGACCTCGAACCGGCGCTCAACATCCCTGGCGGAGTGGTGCAGACTTTGGAGAAGGAGCAGGCCACTGTGACGGTGGAGCGCTCGGACAAGATCGTCGTGGACGCCTTGCGACCGGCGAAGCGGCCTGACTACGCTCGGTCGTCCTCCCAGTGA
- a CDS encoding transcriptional regulator FtsR, producing the protein MLRTPSGGAGNGAAATDNGLMSIGTVLNVLRDEFPEVTVSKIRFLESEGLIEPQRTPSGYRKFSPDDVERLGHVLRMQRDHYLPLKVIREHLDAMERGEAVPLPSVGRQRDGEALSEPEGPTVARIGRAELLAAAEIDEQELDEWESYGLITPLLDGVYDAEAVTVAGLVQELGRFGIEPRHLRAVKAAADREAGLVDQVVAPLRLHRNPQTRAHAQERTKELAGLAVRLHAALVQSALGVRLP; encoded by the coding sequence ATGCTTCGAACACCGAGCGGCGGTGCCGGAAACGGCGCCGCCGCCACGGACAACGGGCTGATGAGCATCGGCACGGTACTGAACGTGCTGCGTGACGAGTTCCCCGAGGTCACCGTCTCCAAGATCCGTTTTCTGGAGTCCGAGGGGCTCATCGAGCCGCAGCGGACACCGTCGGGGTACCGGAAGTTCAGCCCGGACGACGTCGAGCGTCTTGGCCACGTCCTGAGAATGCAGCGGGACCACTACCTGCCCCTGAAAGTGATCCGCGAGCACCTGGACGCCATGGAGCGCGGCGAGGCGGTGCCGTTGCCGTCCGTGGGGCGTCAGCGCGACGGTGAGGCCCTGAGCGAGCCCGAGGGGCCCACGGTGGCCCGGATCGGGCGGGCCGAGCTGCTGGCCGCCGCCGAGATCGACGAGCAGGAGCTCGACGAGTGGGAGTCGTACGGACTCATCACTCCGCTGCTGGACGGCGTGTACGACGCCGAGGCGGTCACCGTGGCCGGACTGGTCCAGGAACTCGGGAGGTTCGGGATCGAGCCACGGCACCTGCGCGCCGTGAAGGCCGCCGCCGACCGGGAGGCCGGGCTCGTGGACCAGGTCGTGGCACCCCTGCGGCTCCATCGCAACCCGCAGACCAGGGCACACGCGCAGGAACGCACCAAGGAGCTGGCGGGCCTCGCGGTGAGGCTGCATGCCGCGCTGGTCCAGTCCGCGCTCGGAGTGCGGCTGCCCTGA
- a CDS encoding small basic family protein: MIAVLGLVVGVVAGLLVRPEVPAMVEPYLPIAVVAALDAVFGGLRAMLDGIFDDKVFVVSFLSNVVVAALIVFLGDKLGVGAQLSTGVVVVLGIRIFSNAAAIRRHVFRA; encoded by the coding sequence GTGATCGCGGTACTGGGCCTCGTCGTGGGAGTCGTGGCTGGATTGTTGGTCCGGCCCGAGGTTCCGGCAATGGTCGAGCCCTATCTTCCGATCGCCGTCGTCGCGGCGCTCGACGCCGTGTTCGGAGGCCTGCGGGCGATGCTCGACGGCATCTTCGACGACAAGGTCTTCGTGGTGTCGTTCCTGTCGAACGTGGTCGTGGCCGCACTGATCGTCTTCCTGGGCGACAAGTTGGGCGTGGGCGCGCAGCTGTCCACCGGCGTCGTGGTCGTCCTCGGTATCCGCATCTTCTCCAACGCCGCGGCGATCCGTCGGCACGTCTTCCGGGCGTGA
- a CDS encoding DNA polymerase IV produces the protein MRTAPTILHLDMDAFFASAEQAAKPSLRGKAVIVGGLGPRGVVATCSYEARVFGVHSAMPMAQARRLAPNAAYLVPRFGLYRQISEQVMGLLRELSPLVEPLSLDEAFVDLEAGQAAWDEGSARLAAGKLRADIRAVTGLTGSVGLAASKMLAKIASEQAKPDGLVLIEPGSERELLAPMSVRILPGVGPATGDHLRRAGITTVGELAEAGEDELVRLLGKAHGVGLYAMALARDERAVVAERDTKSVSVEDTYDVDIHERVRVRTEVQRLADRCVQRLRGAHLSGRTIVLKVRRYDFSTLTRSETLRGPTDDPAVVREAAARLLESVDTTGGVRLLGVGVSGLADYTQEDLFAQAGAAAAGEPVGSGEEVAVEPAVEPVPVAERRWHAGHDVRHAEFGHGWVQGSGVGRVTVRFETPGSAPGRVRTFRVDDPALEVAEPLPLVERRPGDAGVPAGSPAAAGEG, from the coding sequence GTGAGAACCGCGCCCACGATCCTGCATCTCGACATGGATGCCTTCTTCGCCTCGGCGGAGCAGGCAGCCAAGCCGAGCCTGCGCGGGAAGGCGGTCATCGTGGGCGGCCTCGGGCCTCGCGGCGTGGTCGCCACCTGCTCGTACGAGGCACGGGTCTTCGGGGTGCATTCGGCGATGCCCATGGCGCAGGCCCGCCGCCTGGCGCCGAACGCCGCGTACCTCGTACCGCGCTTCGGGCTCTACCGGCAGATCAGCGAGCAGGTGATGGGGCTGCTGCGGGAGCTGTCGCCGCTGGTGGAGCCGCTCAGCCTGGACGAGGCGTTCGTGGACCTGGAGGCCGGGCAGGCGGCCTGGGACGAGGGGTCGGCGCGGCTGGCCGCGGGGAAGCTGCGCGCGGACATCCGGGCCGTCACCGGGCTGACCGGATCGGTGGGGCTCGCCGCCTCCAAGATGCTCGCGAAGATCGCCTCCGAGCAGGCCAAGCCCGACGGGCTCGTGCTGATCGAGCCGGGCAGCGAGCGGGAACTGCTCGCGCCCATGTCGGTGCGCATCCTGCCGGGCGTGGGACCCGCCACGGGGGACCACCTGCGGCGGGCCGGGATCACCACGGTCGGGGAGCTCGCGGAGGCGGGCGAGGACGAGCTCGTACGGCTGCTGGGGAAGGCGCACGGGGTCGGTCTGTACGCGATGGCGCTGGCCCGTGACGAGCGGGCCGTGGTGGCGGAGCGGGACACCAAGTCGGTGTCCGTCGAGGACACGTACGACGTGGACATCCACGAGAGGGTGCGTGTGCGGACGGAGGTGCAGCGGCTCGCGGACCGGTGTGTCCAGCGGCTGCGGGGCGCGCACCTGTCGGGGCGGACCATCGTGCTGAAGGTGCGGCGGTACGACTTCTCCACACTCACCCGGTCCGAGACGCTGCGAGGGCCGACGGACGATCCCGCGGTGGTGCGGGAGGCGGCGGCGCGGCTGCTGGAGTCCGTGGACACCACGGGAGGCGTACGGCTGCTGGGGGTCGGGGTCTCGGGGCTCGCCGACTACACGCAGGAGGATCTCTTCGCCCAGGCCGGGGCCGCTGCCGCGGGGGAGCCGGTGGGTTCCGGTGAGGAAGTGGCAGTAGAGCCGGCCGTGGAGCCGGTGCCCGTAGCCGAGCGGCGGTGGCACGCGGGGCACGATGTGCGCCATGCCGAGTTCGGGCACGGGTGGGTGCAGGGGAGCGGGGTGGGGCGGGTGACTGTGCGGTTCGAGACGCCGGGGTCCGCGCCGGGGCGGGTACGGACGTTCCGGGTCGACGACCCCGCGTTGGAGGTGGCGGAGCCGTTGCCGTTGGTGGAGCGAAGACCCGGCGATGCGGGGGTGCCCGCGGGGTCGCCCGCGGCGGCCGGGGAGGGGTGA
- a CDS encoding PRC-barrel domain-containing protein, which produces MQTDIDPRNLIGRKAFDRNGTRIGTVDEVYLDDATGVPEWAAIRTGLFSRDAFVPLEPSELVGGSLRIPFERALIKDAPDFGVGRHLSPEQELQLYHHYGLDVGPPPPFPDHDFGHLAGKDEAP; this is translated from the coding sequence GTGCAGACCGACATCGATCCGCGCAACCTGATAGGCCGCAAGGCGTTCGACCGCAACGGCACGAGGATCGGCACGGTCGACGAGGTCTACCTCGACGACGCGACCGGCGTACCGGAGTGGGCGGCCATACGCACCGGCCTGTTCAGCCGCGACGCCTTCGTCCCGCTGGAGCCCAGCGAGCTGGTCGGCGGATCCCTGCGCATCCCCTTCGAGCGCGCCCTGATCAAGGACGCCCCGGACTTCGGCGTGGGCCGCCATCTCTCCCCGGAACAGGAACTGCAGCTCTACCACCACTACGGCCTGGACGTGGGCCCGCCTCCCCCCTTCCCGGACCATGACTTCGGCCACCTGGCGGGCAAGGACGAAGCCCCGTAG
- a CDS encoding mannose-1-phosphate guanyltransferase, whose translation MKAVVMAGGEGTRLRPMTSSMPKPLLPVANRPIMEHVLRLLKRHGLNETVVTVQFLASLVKNYFGDGEELGMELTYANEEKPLGTAGSVKNAEEALKDDTFLVISGDALTDFDLTDLINFHKEKGGLVTVCLTRVPNPLEFGITIVDEEGKVERFLEKPTWGQVFSDTVNTGIYVMEPEVFDYVEADASVDWSGDVFPQLMKEGKPIYGYIAEGYWEDVGTHESYVKAQADVLEGKVDVELDGFEISPGVWVAEGAEVHPDAVLRGPLYIGDYAKVEADVEIREHTVVGSNVVVKTGAFLHKAVLHDNVYIGQHSNLRGCVIGKNTDIMRAARIEDGAVIGDECLVGEESIVQGNVRVYPFKTIEAGAFVNTSVIWESRGQAHLFGARGVTGILNVEITPELAVRLAGAYATTLKKGSTVTTARDHSRGARALKRAVISALQASAIDVRDLENVPLPVARQQTARGSAGGIMIRTTPGVPDSVDIMFFDGRGADLSQGSQRKLDRVFARQEYRRAFPGEIGDLHFPASVFDSYTGSLLRNVDTTGIAESGLKVVVDASNGSAGLVLPSLLGKLGVDSLTINPGLDESRPTETADARRSGMVRLGEIVASARAAFGVRFDPVGERLSLVDEKGRIIEDDRALLVMLDLVAAERRSGRVALPVTTTRIAEQVAAYHGTQVDWTTTSPDDLTRVGREESTIFGGDGRGGYIVPEFSSVFDGAAAFVRLIGLVARTQLTLSQIDARIPRAHVIKRDLATPWAVKGLVMRRVVEAAGDRFVDTTDGVRVVETDGRWVMVLPDPAEAVTHLWAEGPDDASAQALLDEWSSVVDSAGR comes from the coding sequence ATGAAGGCCGTCGTGATGGCCGGAGGTGAAGGCACACGCCTTCGCCCCATGACCTCAAGCATGCCCAAGCCGCTCCTGCCTGTGGCCAATCGCCCGATCATGGAGCACGTGCTACGGCTGCTCAAGCGGCATGGGCTCAACGAAACCGTCGTCACTGTCCAGTTCCTGGCCTCGCTGGTCAAGAACTACTTCGGTGACGGTGAAGAGCTCGGTATGGAGCTCACCTATGCCAACGAGGAGAAGCCACTCGGTACTGCCGGCAGTGTCAAGAACGCCGAGGAGGCACTGAAGGACGACACCTTCCTCGTGATCTCCGGTGATGCTCTGACCGACTTCGATCTCACCGACCTGATCAATTTTCACAAGGAAAAGGGCGGGCTGGTCACCGTCTGTTTGACCCGAGTCCCCAATCCTCTTGAATTCGGCATCACCATCGTGGACGAAGAGGGCAAGGTCGAGCGCTTTCTTGAAAAGCCGACCTGGGGTCAGGTCTTCTCCGACACCGTCAACACGGGCATCTACGTCATGGAGCCCGAAGTCTTCGACTATGTCGAGGCCGATGCCTCCGTCGACTGGTCCGGCGATGTCTTCCCTCAGCTGATGAAGGAGGGCAAGCCGATCTACGGCTATATCGCCGAGGGGTACTGGGAGGACGTAGGCACTCACGAGAGTTATGTGAAGGCTCAGGCCGATGTCCTGGAGGGCAAGGTCGACGTCGAACTGGACGGCTTCGAGATCTCGCCCGGCGTCTGGGTCGCCGAGGGCGCCGAAGTCCACCCCGACGCGGTGCTGCGAGGCCCGCTCTACATCGGGGACTACGCCAAGGTCGAGGCGGACGTCGAAATCCGAGAGCACACCGTGGTGGGCTCCAACGTCGTCGTCAAGACCGGGGCATTCCTGCACAAGGCCGTGCTGCACGACAACGTGTACATCGGTCAGCACAGCAACCTGCGCGGCTGTGTCATCGGAAAGAACACCGACATCATGCGGGCCGCGCGTATCGAAGACGGTGCCGTCATCGGGGACGAGTGCCTCGTCGGCGAAGAATCGATCGTGCAGGGCAACGTACGGGTATACCCGTTCAAGACGATCGAGGCCGGCGCCTTCGTCAATACGTCGGTCATCTGGGAGTCCCGGGGGCAGGCCCATCTCTTCGGAGCCCGTGGCGTGACCGGGATCCTCAACGTGGAGATCACGCCCGAGCTGGCCGTCCGCCTGGCGGGGGCGTACGCGACCACGCTCAAGAAGGGCTCCACCGTCACCACGGCCCGCGACCACTCCAGAGGTGCCCGCGCGCTCAAGCGGGCGGTCATCTCGGCTCTGCAGGCCAGCGCCATCGATGTGCGGGACCTGGAAAACGTACCGCTGCCGGTGGCTAGGCAGCAGACCGCGCGGGGCAGTGCCGGCGGGATCATGATCCGTACGACGCCCGGAGTTCCCGACTCCGTCGACATCATGTTCTTCGACGGGCGCGGGGCGGACCTGTCGCAGGGAAGCCAGCGGAAGCTCGACCGGGTGTTCGCGCGGCAGGAGTACCGGCGGGCGTTCCCCGGTGAGATCGGGGATCTGCACTTCCCGGCCAGCGTCTTCGACTCGTACACGGGCTCGCTGCTCAGGAATGTCGACACGACCGGGATCGCCGAGTCCGGGCTCAAGGTGGTCGTGGACGCGTCGAACGGCAGCGCCGGCCTGGTCCTGCCCAGCCTTCTGGGCAAGCTCGGGGTCGATTCGCTGACGATCAACCCCGGACTGGACGAGTCGCGGCCCACGGAGACAGCGGACGCCCGCCGTTCGGGAATGGTGCGGCTCGGAGAGATCGTGGCCTCCGCACGGGCCGCGTTCGGGGTGCGGTTCGACCCGGTGGGCGAGCGGCTGTCGCTCGTCGACGAGAAGGGCCGGATCATCGAGGACGACCGGGCGCTGCTCGTCATGCTCGACCTGGTGGCCGCCGAACGGCGCAGCGGGCGTGTGGCGTTGCCGGTGACCACCACGAGGATCGCCGAGCAGGTGGCGGCGTACCACGGGACGCAGGTCGACTGGACGACGACGTCTCCGGACGATCTGACGCGCGTCGGGCGCGAGGAGTCGACGATCTTCGGTGGCGACGGGCGCGGTGGTTACATCGTGCCGGAGTTCAGCTCCGTGTTCGACGGCGCCGCGGCCTTCGTCCGGCTCATCGGACTGGTGGCGCGGACGCAGCTCACTCTCAGCCAGATCGACGCACGGATTCCGCGGGCGCACGTCATCAAGCGGGATCTCGCGACTCCCTGGGCGGTCAAGGGGCTTGTGATGCGGCGCGTCGTGGAAGCGGCCGGTGACAGGTTCGTCGACACGACCGACGGCGTTCGCGTCGTGGAGACCGACGGACGCTGGGTGATGGTCCTTCCCGATCCCGCGGAGGCCGTCACCCACCTGTGGGCCGAAGGCCCGGACGACGCGTCGGCGCAGGCGTTGCTCGACGAGTGGTCGTCCGTGGTGGACAGCGCCGGTCGCTGA
- a CDS encoding CDP-alcohol phosphatidyltransferase family protein encodes MEVQETRVQTDRVLTIPNILSMARLAGVPLFLWLILRPEFGGPQSDGWALLVLMLSGISDYLDGKLARRWNQISSLGRLLDPAADRLYILSTLLGLTWREILPLWLTAVLLARELVLLVMVGILRRHGYPPPQVNFLGKAATFNLMYAFPLLLLSDGSGWLASLAAIFGWAFAGWGTTLYWWAGILYVVQVRRLVRADTMAD; translated from the coding sequence GTGGAGGTTCAGGAGACCCGCGTCCAGACAGACCGGGTCCTCACCATCCCGAACATCCTCAGCATGGCGCGCCTGGCCGGCGTACCGCTCTTCCTGTGGCTGATCCTCAGGCCGGAGTTCGGCGGCCCCCAGAGCGACGGCTGGGCACTTCTGGTGCTCATGTTGAGCGGTATCAGCGACTATCTGGACGGCAAGCTCGCCCGGCGCTGGAACCAGATCAGCAGCCTCGGCCGACTGCTGGACCCCGCGGCCGACCGGCTCTACATTCTGTCGACCCTGCTCGGGCTCACCTGGCGTGAGATTCTGCCGCTGTGGCTGACCGCTGTCCTGCTCGCGCGGGAGCTCGTTCTGCTCGTGATGGTGGGCATCCTCCGGCGGCACGGCTATCCGCCGCCTCAGGTGAACTTCCTTGGGAAGGCAGCCACGTTCAACCTGATGTACGCCTTCCCGTTGCTGCTGCTCAGTGACGGAAGTGGATGGCTCGCATCACTCGCTGCTATTTTCGGATGGGCGTTCGCCGGATGGGGTACAACTCTGTACTGGTGGGCAGGGATCCTGTACGTGGTTCAGGTCCGCCGCCTTGTCCGTGCGGACACCATGGCCGACTGA